CTCATCTTTGGGATGAAAGCTTACCTTTGCGGCACAGTGATAGACTTCATTCACACCTTTCAGAGCATCTGTCAAAGAGTCGATATCATCAAAATCGACATTTACCCATTCAATTTTATTGAAAAAATCGTCAGGATTCTCTGTATAAAAGCTGTATGAATGCCTTACTTCGTTTAAATTGCTGCCAGGTCTCTTGGAAGCACGTACATTTTTACCTCTTTTTAGAAGTTCCAGCACAATTATTCTTCCCAAAATTCCGGTTGCACCCGTTACAAAAACCATTAATTATTTTACTTGATTGCTGACTAAAATATGACAATATTTTCTATCCGGCAATTCTTCAGGTTCCTGCAAAAGTTCCTTTGAAAAACTGCTTTTGCAAATTTGCGATTTTTAAAGCAAAATTCAACTTTATTTAACCAATATTATCACTCTGAAAACAAGAATTATGAAGCTTAAAATAGTTTAAACCTCAATGATTGTAAAAAATGAAGCCCTGAAAGTATTCAATGAAAAACTTCCAGGACTTCTTATGATTTTAAAAACATCTTATTATTTATGCTAAAACTACATTATTTCTTCTTGGAGCCTTATCACAAAGAACATCTGCAATGCTTCTGGAAATCATATTTCCTTCCGTAAGATTATCCAGCCAGAAAAACTCACCTGCGGCATTGATCTCAATAAAGTAATATTGATCTTCAGGAGAAACAATAATATCTATTGCACCATAGTCTACATTATAAATATCCAGCAGCTCCAGCAGTTTCTCTTCAACATCCTTCGGAAGTTCTGTTTTTGTCCATTTATCAAGTAAATTAACACCATCCTTTCTCCAATCTACCTTTGCGTCTTCAAATTGTTGCGAATCCACTTCAAAAGCATAGACATCTCTTCCTACAATGGTAACACGAAGCTCTCTTTTCTTTTCGATCATCTGCTGAAACTGCATCGGGCAGTACAACAGAGAATCCAGCTCTTCAAACTTATCTTCTTTTACCACATTAGTAAAAACCACATTTTCTACTCCGTCTTCGTAAATAGCAAAACCCGTTTGCATTTTAGCAACAACATTCTGATGTTTAAGAATAAATTTCTTTGCTTCTTCCGGATTGTTTGTAAGACAGGTTTCCGGAACTGAAAGACCTATTTTATGAGCTAATTTCAATTGTTCTTCTTTGCTATCCAGTCTTCTGTAAACACTTGGTTTACCTAATGAATAAGCATCAATAGACTCCAGAAAACCGAACAATGTATTACGAATTTCCCCCATTGCGGCTCCGAAAAACTTAGTATCCATCTCTTCTTTCAAACCTTTTCCTATATTGTAGGCTCTTCGGTACCATACTGCTGAAATATCATCCAGACGATACTTGGCAGATGGTGTTTCAAGAATACTTATCCATTCTCCATCCTGAAAAATGGTTGACAGTTTATTTTCTAAGGGATATAAATCAACATCAAAGCGAATGACTTCACAGTTATTATCTGCAACGTATTCTGTTACTTTTTCAATTGAAAAATTATCTGCGGTATGTGTTATAATTAAAATTTTATTCATGGAAATTAATTCTTTTGATAAGGTTATCGGCAATTCTTTCTGCTATGGGAAAGCCTAGTTCTTTTTGCAGCATTCCCCATTCTCCCTGCGGATTGACTTCAAGAAAATAATATTCTCCGTCTTTTCCTTTTATTACATCAATGGCTCCCATATAAAGCCCCATTTCCTTCATCATGGAAGTCAAATTTATTTTGATATTTTCAGGTAGCTCATAGGCAGACCAGAAGTAGTTTTCATTGCTTATTCTCCAGTCTGCATTGCTACTGTTATTGATCTTACCTGTAAAGAAAACTCCGTCTACATACATGATTCGCAATTCATATTCTTTATCAATGTAAGGCTGGAAGATCATTGGACAGTAGGCAATATCAGAAAGATATTCCAGGGTTTCTTCCTCAATAATCATGGTAGAAATAAGGTTTTCACCACTCATGGTTTTGGATTGTACACCATGCAGTTTGGCAATTGCTTTTCCTGAACAATATTGATGAAAAAATGTGGTTATTTTCTCTTCATCATTAGAAAACATAGTTTTGGGAATGGTCAGGTGATTTCTTTGGGCAATTTTAAGCTGAAGCATCTTGTTTCCATCAATTTTCTTTTCTTTTTCAAAGGGATTGATCCAAGGAATATCTTCAAGGGAAGTGAACAAATTATAACGAAGACTTCCATATTCGATCTGAAAGATCTTCTCGTAGTTCTCATCCAGTTCTTCCGGAACACTTATCCGCCATGCTTTTCTGTGCCATACTCCTTTAATATCATCAGAATGGATGGTATTTCCGGACTCATCAGTAATTTCAAATGAGTTTTCATTGATGCTGATTTTCTGAAGATGATTAAGCTGATCGGAATTCAACCTAAAATAAGGAATATTTTTAGAAGAAAGATATTGAAAGAAAAGATCAATAGTATAAAAATCCTGCGAGTGGGTGATACAGAGAATCATTTGCCAGTTTTACTAAAAAGGGAAACTTAAAGTTTAAGTTTCCCTATTATTACAATTTTGTTAATATGTTACTGTAAAATGATCATTTTATAGTAAGATCGCATCATCATCACCATCAGAAGGATATTTCATAGTATGCTGCAAATCAGCCTGAGGAGAAGTTACATTGTCTATTGTAGGCTTTGTAATACTGTCTCTTTCAGGAATCGTGATAATATCCGTTCCTCCTTTTACTGTTTCAGGATCTTTAAGTTGTTTTTCAAGAAATGACGCGAAAAACGGTTTCTTTTTTGAGTTTTTGTTTTCCATAAGTGAATATGTTTGTTTATTTGATAATCGAAAATACACAATTTTCAACTCATGGAGAAATATTTTCACATTTTAAGAAAATTTTAACATAATCAACAAAAAACAACAGCATATCATTAGCTTAATCCCAGAAATTGCTTAACTACATTAGCAAAATCTACAGGATTTTCAGCCTGCACCCAATGTCCTGCATTTTTCACAGTAACAATTTTAGCCTTTGGAAACTGCTGCTTTATCCCATATTCGTCCTGTGGAAGGATATAGTTGGATTTCTCTCCGGCAATAAATAAGGCTTCACCATCAAAGATTCCGAATTTCACAGCGTTGGAAACAAATTCATTATACTTTTCGGATAGTGTTTTAAGGTTAAACCTCCAGTTCAGCTTTTTATTATCATCCCAATACAGGTTTTTTGTTAAAAACTGGATCGTTGATTTTTCAGGAATGTACTGGCTTAAAATAGCTTCCACATCATTTCTGGAACCCACGGTATTAAAGTCAACACTTTCCAAAGCCTTGATTACTCCTTGATGATGTGGTGGATAAGCTTTTGGAGAAATATCCACTACAATCAGCTTTTCAACTCTTTCAGGATATTTTATGGCAAACTGCATTACCGCTTTTCCACCTAAAGAATGTCCCAAAACATGTGCTTTTTGAATTCCGTAATGATCCATATAACGGGCAATATCATCCGCCAGATCATCATGGGACATATCATCTGAATGAAAACTTCTTCCGTGGTTTCTAAGATCAATCAGATGTACCGGAAGATATTCTCCAAGATCTTTTCCGAAACTTCCCCAGTTGTCAAGCATCCCGAACAATCCGTGGAATACCAAAAGCGGTGTAGCCGTTGAAGCCTCACCAAATATTTTTGAGTTTAAGATTTCCATATTTTTTAGAAGTTAGATACGAAAAAGTAGAAGTTAGAAAAAGGCATTGGTTTCCTCTAACTTCTAGCTTCTCCATTATTTATTACCATTTTGCCAATCTCTTCAAATAAGATTGAACTGTATTTTCCAGTCCCATATAAAGTGCCTCGGAAACTAAAGCATGCCCGATGGATACTTCCAATAGATTAGGGATATTGTCTGCAAAGTATTTTAGATTCTCTAAGCTCAGATCATGTCCTGCATTGATTCCTAGTCCAAACTCAGTAGCTGCAACAGCTGTATCATAATAAGGTTTTATAGCCTGTTCTTTATTTGTCAAATAATCTTTCGCGTAAGCTTCAGTATATAGTTCAATTCTGTCTGCTCCTGTCTTTGCTGCATATTCTACCAGCTCAGGCATTGGATCAAGGAAAATTGAAGTACGGATTCCTGCTTTTTTAAATTCTGCGATGATTTCCGTAAGATAATCCAAATGTTTTTTTGTATCCCAACCTGCATTTGAAGTGATGGCATCATCTGCATCAGGAACCAATGTCACCTGCTCAGGTTTTACATCTAGCACCATATCAATAAAAGACTGATGTGGATTTCCCTCAATGTTGAACTCAGTCGTAACCAATGGTTTCAGATCATAGACATCTTTTCTTGTAATATGTCTTTCATCAGGTCTTGGATGAATGGTAATTCCCTGTCCTCCGAATTCCTGGATCTTTATCGCTGCTTCTGTAACACTTGGTGTTTCTCCTCCTCTTGCATTTCTTAAGGTCGCAATCTTATTAATGTTTACGCTTAGTTTTGTCATTTTTTTATTTAAGATATTAGACGTCAGATATCGGATGTAGACTTACAATATAGTATCGTAAGATTAACTTCTAATGCTGACTCTTTTATTATTTTTTGAGTAAGGTTTTAAAAACTAATTTCTAGCCTTAATATCTCACTTTCTGTTCATTATACTTTTACACTTACCTGCATTACCTGAAGCTCAAATTCCTTCGAAGCTACCAGCAAATGGTCGAAAATATCTGCCTGAATCTGTTCAAAATGCTCCCACTTTGAATCATTTGCAAAACAGTAGATTTCCAGAGGAAGCCCTTGTGGAGTAATCTCCAGCTGACGAACCATTCTGGCTCCACTTTTCTCAATATCAGGATCGTTTTCTATATATTTTTGTGCATAATATCTGAAAACACCGATATTGGTAAGCTGTCTTCCGTTGATTTCTTTATCATTATGGCTCACATTCTCTTTTTCTTTTTTGATTTCCTGTCTTTTTTCTTCCAGATAATCTGCAATTAAGTTGATTTCCTTTAAGCGCTCAATATCTTCATCAGTAAGGAATTTAAAGGAATTGATATTGAAATAAATGGATTTCTTGATTCTTCTGGTATTGGATTCTGACATCACCTGCAGATTTTTGATCTCAGTGGTCAGTAAATCATAAGTAGGAATTGTGGAAACCGTTTTATCAAAATTGGTGATTTTTGTAGTCAAAAGATTGATCTCTGTAATGTTTCCTTCAATGCTGTACTTGGGAATACTGATCCAGTCACCTACTTTCATGTTTTTGGATGTAGCAACGTGAAGTCCGGTAACAAATCCTAAAATGGTATCTCTGAAAACTAAAACCAGAACAGCTGTTATTGCCCCCAAACTTCCTAAAATGGTTCCTCCTTTAATTCCAAAAATCAAACAGATTCCTATTACAGAAAGTACAAAAATTCCAAAGATTTTTACTGTTTCAGAAATGGCATTAAGAGTCATGATTTTGTAGTAATCTTGTTTGATTACAAAATAATTTCTAAAAGCCGTTAAAGCTCTAAATAATAATCCTGCAATCACAAAAATAGTAGCAACCCCAACAATAATCTCCAACAATGCAAAGCTTTTCGGATGTCTGTAAAAGACGGAAAGCAATGCATATCCCGCAAAGTTCAATGCTCCTAGATGAACCACGGAATTGGTAATTCTTGAATCATAGATTGACTTTAAAATAGGGAATTTTTCTTTATCAAAAAAGAATTTGAAAATAGTATTGACAATGAATTTAAAAACAAAATCCAAGAGATAGATCATCCCTGCCAGAAATAAAAATTTCAGCATAATCTGAATAGGAAGTGCCAGATCAGCATATACATGATCTCTCACAAAATAATGGATCTGATCACTGATATTCTGCAGAAAATCTCTGGTATCTTGTATTTCGTTTTTCATTACAGCAAATTTATAAAATTAAGAATGATGAATTTACTATTCATTATCAATTTTCATCCCAAATTTTAAACCTTTTATCAATTTACTTTTTTCATATCTTAGTTTATATTTAAAAAAATGGATACAACAATCATTAATATTCTCTGTCTTGTTTTATTATTTGTCGGAATATTGGGTACTTTTCTCCCGGTTCTTCCCGGCTTATTGCTAAGTATCTGCGGATTGCTGATCTATAAATTCGGGACTGATGCTGATCTTCCGATGATCTATATCTGGGCGTTTGGTATTCTCACGTTGGCTTCTGTAATCTTGAGCTATGTAATTCCTGCTAAAACCAACAGGAAATATGGAGGGACGCGCTGGGGAAGCATTGGATCTGTAATCGGAACCATTGTAGGAATATTTATTCCGATACCCTTAGGCTTCCTGATCGGAATGTTTGCAGGGGTATTTATTGGGGAGCTTCTGCATGACAGCAAGGATATGAACAAGGCATTACAATCCACTAAAGGAGCATTAATTGGGTTTATTTACGGAACCGGATTTAGCTTTGTAGTGGGAGTGGCAATGTTTTTGGTAGTACTTCTGAATATGTTTGATATTATTTAACAAAAAAAGAGAAATCATGTTTCATAAAGCTATCATACTTAGTCTGGGAATATTTGCATTAACAGGATGCGATGCCCAAAAGAAAGCCAAGGCAACTCCAAAAACTTCTGAAATGACTACAAATACAACTCCTGATCAAAAGAACGGTATCGTTTATTTGAATCAGGGTGAAAACAAATTCCTGAAAGAATTCCAGATGAATGTTACTTTCAAGGGAATTTCTGAGGACAGCCGATGCCCTGAAGGGGTAAATTGTATTTGGGCCGGAGCAGCACTTGCTCAGGTTGAAGTCATGGGAATCTCTACCCGACCTATGGTTTTAAATCTCGCCAGTATGGATTACCCCAATAGGAACTATCGACAATCAGCCGATTTTAACGGATATACGATTACATTGCAGGAGGTAAACCCTTATCCTAAGGCAGATGGAGGAACAACGGCATTAAACGGCAAATATAAGATCGGGATTTCCATCAAAAAAGCCGGAAAAACTTCCGATTCTACCACGCAATAGGCTTTTTCCCTTTGGAAACAAGATACTCGTTAATTTTTGAGAAGGGCTTGCTTCCAAAAAAACCTCTATAAACAGAGAAGGGCGACGGGTGTGCCGATTTTATAATAAAATGTTTAGCCGGATCTATAAGTTCGGCTTTTTTCTGTGCAAAAGCTCCCCACAATACAAAAACCACATTTTCTTTTTTATCAGAAATTTCCTTAATGATAAAATTGGTAAATTGTTCCCAGCCAAGGTCTTTATGAGAATTTGGCGTGTGTGCACGAACTGTAAGGGTAGCATTCAGCAAAAGAACGCCTTGTTTTCCCCAGTCATCCAATTCCTTTGAAGTTCTTACTACTCCAAGATCATCTTTCAGTTCAATAAAAATATTCTTAAGGGATGGTGGTGCAGTAACCTGCTCAGAAACAGAAAAACACAACCCGTTGGCTTGATAATCATTATGATAAGGATCCTGACCAATGATAACTACCTCAACATCTTCAAATGAAGTCAGTTCCAATGCTCTGAAGATCTGATCTTTTGGTGGAAAAACCTTTGTGGTTGCATATTCATTTTTTACTTTCTCCCAAAGGGTTTTGAAGTATTCAGTACTTTTTATTGGGGCTAAAATTTCTGTCCAGGTCATGTTGCAAAAATAATTAATATTAAAATAAAAGCATAGTCTATACCTTAAATATCTTCACTTTTCTTTCAATCAAAATATAGGAGAAATAGGATAATACAATAGACAAAGCAATTAATATGAAGCTATTCAACAGCTCTGAGGATACAAAAACAATTTTCTGCACTAATACTATATAATGGATAATATATAATGAGTAGGAAATATTTCCCAGAAAATAAACGGCATTACTTCCCAAGAACCTTTTAACAATACTATCTTCCCCATCATACAACTGTTTAATCATTATCGCCGATAATAATGGAATAAAGAACAGTCCTTTTTCTGTATACAGTAATAACAAAGACAGAATCAATGCAATATAAGTAACCAGATTTTTTCGCAATGTAATGCTAGGTAAAAAAGCAACTCCTATTCCCAGCAAGTAAGAGGATATGGTTCTTACTAAGGAATTTAGGCCAAAAGTAATATCAAGATAGGCCGAAGATTTAATCATTTGCATCTGCATGTCTGAGCCTAGGTACAGGTTATCCGGAAAGTACGGAAAGATCAGTCTTAAAACCAGACCTGCCACAATTAATATTTCACTACGTATTTTGTAACGAACGATAAAGAAAAGCAAGAAAGGAAATATGAGATAACAAATCCACTCGGTACTTAATGACCAATAAACACTCCCTAATGAATAATTAGGATTAAAAAAACACTGCAGTAAAGCAGCATTAATCAGAAATTTCGTTTTAGAAGTGTCTATTAAGAATACTGCAATGAAAATAACGGATAAAAAATAGACGGGATAAATCCTGTTTACCCTTTTCTTATAAAATTTCTGTATTACACTAAAGTTTAGGGCCTTAAATTTATCAGCATAAGAAATTGCCAATAAAAAAGCGCTTAACACAAAAAAGATATCCACGGCAACATAGCCTTTCTTTACAACAGTTTGAATCAGATCTATTTTAAAATGGATAAAATGAAAAAAGGTTACCCACAATGCTACAATTCCTCTCAACCCGGTTAAGGATTTTATTTCATTTTTCATATATGCTCTATAATATCGATCTGTCTGGCGATAAAGATAAAAAAAAACATGATGGATTCAAGGATTAATCCCTCAGAGCGGATTTTTTAAGCTAAAAATAAAATTATCTGGATTATTTTCATCTTTTTTACTTTCTTCCAAAACAAAATGATGCTTTAAGAGCAGCAACTGCGAATTAGTGTTTAGCCTATTTGTAAAGGCAAGCACGTTCTGTAAGTTCAATTGATTAAATCCAAACTCCAAAATGGCTTTCAAGGCTTCTGACATGATTCCTTTGTGATGATAATCCGGCAATAATTCATACCCAACTTCTGCTGTTTTCCTATCCTCAGAAAACTTCCACAGACAAATTGTTCCAATAAGGTTTGGATAACCTTTATAAGAGATTCCCCAGAAAATAATTTCTTTCTCCTGAGCTTTTCTTTTGATATGTAGAATAAACTCCAGAGCATCATAATTGGTTTTTGGAGAATTTCTTTTTACATACTGATTAATAACCTCATTGCTTCGGATTTTCAGAATATCTTCTACATGACTTTCATTGATGCCGCTTAAAATCAATCTTTCAGTTTCCAGTTTCATTTAATCTTCTTTATTAAGGTTTCTCCATCTACATTCTGTTTTTGTCATCCAACTTGACTACTTTTCCAATTATTTTGGTCTTAAAAAGATCTGGGTCATATTTTCCCGGATGGATATATTTTGTAAATCACTCAAATATACATAATAATCAAAATTCTCACTAACTTTGCATTGTGTATATAGATAAAGAAGATTTAGACGAATTAGAGTTTCCGCAATTGCTCGCGGAAATTTCCCCATTTGCGTATTCTCCGAAAACAAGAGAAAAAATTCTTCAACTTCGTCCCATGGAAATTGACGAGGCGGAACTTTCATTAAAAAAAACATCAGAATATCTGTCTAGTTTTGAAAGTTCAAATGCTATTCCGTTTGATGAATATGAAGATATTGAAAGTGAGCTGAAATTGATGCTGATTGAGAATTACCGTCTGGAAAACAGTGCTTTCATCAAAATAAAAACCATCACGGAACAGATCGGAAGATTACAAAAGTTCTTCCCTACCATGCCTGAGACATTTCCTACTTTATTGGAAGAGATTTCTGTACTGGAATTCAGAAAAGAGATCATTGATAAGGTAGATAAGGTTTTTAACCGTTTTGGTGAGGTAAAAAGTGAAGCTTCTCCGGCCTTAAAAGATTTGAGAACCGAGATACAGCATGCCAAGAAAGCTATTCAGGAAAACTTCAACCGTGCTCTTACCACTTATGGACAGAGTGACTTTTTGGACGACATACGAGAAACAATTATTGATGATCAAAGGGTTTTAGCCGTAAAGTCAGGATTTAAGAAAAGAGTTCCTGGAAGAACCTTGGGAATTTCAAAAACAGGTTCCATTACCTACATCCAGCCGGATAGTGTAGTAAAACATTACTTCAAGCTTCGTGAAAATGAGGAGGAGGAGAAAAAAGAGATCGACAAGGTTCTCAGAAAGCTTACTGCAGAACTGGCAGAGTTTCAACCTCAGCTTTGGAGGTATCAGATTTATATTTTTGATCTTGACCTTACAAGAGCTAAGGCAAAGTTTGCAGATTTGGTAAACGGAATTCTTCCGAAGATCAACCGCCATAAAACATTGAAGCTGAAAGATGCTTTCCATCCATTATTATGGTTAAGAAATAAGGTTGAGAACAAGACGATTCATCCACAGACACTGGCTTTAACGGAACACAACAGGATCATCTGTATTTCCGGGCCTAATGCCGGAGGAAAATCTATTACGCTGAAAACAGTTGGATTACTGCAGTTGATGATTCAGAGTGGTATTTTGGTCCCCGTACATCCGAAGTCTGAAATGTTTTTCTTTGAAAAAGTAATGACCGACATTGGTGATAATCAATCTATTGAAAACCATCTATCGACGTATTCTTCGAGGTTAAAGAAAATGTCAGGAATCATTCGTGAGGCTGATGCTAATACTCTTTTACTGATTGATGAGTTCGGAACCGGATCTGATCCTGAATTGGGAGGTGCCTTAGCAGAAAGCTTTATGGAGTTTTTCTATGATAAGAAAAGTTTTGCGATTATTACAACGCATTATACCAACATCAAATTAGTCATAGAACAACTTCCAAATGCCCAGAATGCGGCTATGCTTTTCAATGAGGAAACTCTGGAACCCATGTACAAACTGGAAGTTGGCCAGGCAGGAAGTTCATTCACCTTTGAAGTGGCGGAAAAGAATAAAATCCCGAGGTTTATCATTCATTCTGCAAAGAAAAAGGTAGAGCACGATATTGTTAATCTTGATAAAACCATCGTAAAGCTACAGCAGGAAAAATATGAAGTTGAAAAACTGAAAACAGATCTTGCCGAAAGAAAAGAATCTGTAGAAGATAAACGTGATAATCTCCAAAAACTGAATGATCAGCTTCAGCAGAAACTCTTCAATTTCCAGAAGCTTTATGAAGAAGAACACCGTAAACTACAGTTTGGAAATAAGATTGAAGCTTTTATCGACAGTTATGTAAAAGGAAAATCACGAAAGGATGTGGTAAAGGATTTCGTGAAAATTTTAGAACAGGAAAAGTTCAGGAAAATTGGAGCTGATAAAGATGAAACCAAGCGACTTCAGGTAGTGAAGAGAAAGATTACTCAACAGCTTAAAAAAGAAGAAGTCATTGAGAAAATCACTGAAACCAATGAAAAGCTGGAAGAAAAACGCAAAACCGATCGTGCAGTTTGGATGAAAATTGGCCAGCGTGTTCGCATCACCGGAAGTACCAGTGTTGGAACAATTGAGAAAATTTCCAGAAACAAAGTGATCGTTAATTACGGAACTTTCAAGACGACGATTAATTCTGACGAATTAGAGAGAATTTAATCTGTTTGAAGATTATTCAAATTATAAAAGAGAGTGCTTTTCAGTACTCTCTTTCTATTTTTTATCATTTATTATTCCTTGCCCAGCTTTTCTGAAATTCTCTTCAGGTTTTCAGATCTCGGAAATTCTTTTATTTTCAAATTAAGATAGTCATTGATTTTCTTTTGAGTAGAAATATCTAATTTTGTATAAAATTCTTTAAAAGGCATCAAAAGGTCTTCCCTCTTTTCCATGAATGAACTGAAAAATAAATTTTCAAAATCTACAAAATCTAATCTCTGATTCAGGCAAAAGAAGTCCACTATATTTTTTAAATAATCAAAGTAGAAATTCTGCCTTTCATTTTGGGGAACAAGCTCACTGAATTGATTTTTCAGAAAAATATACTTGAGTCTTATCCCTAAAGCTCCAGGAAAATCTGAAATTATTTTTTCCATTTTAGTATTAAACTCTCTAAGTTTTTCTTTTGAATTTATTTCCTTGTAACCGTTTTCTGATCCATAGTTTACTTCTTCGTAATACAAAGGATTTTCTGCAATATATTCCAATAAGGAAGATGTTGAAGAATAGATTTCTGTAGGTGTATTTTCCTTATATTTTCCCAATCCATCTTCCATAAAAAGCAGCAATAACTTATTCATTGTATTGGTATATACCAGCAACCCATATCCCTGTTTCACAATTTCCAACGGATATTTGCCAAGTTCTTTCTGAACTTCTGATAGAACCTGACTTTGCACTTCCTCCGAATTCCCCAAGACAGAATAATCTGTTTGTTTAATCAGTACTTTAAGTTTTTCGAAACAAGCTTCCCGACTCTTGCACTGAAGAGTAAATTTCTTCAAAAATTCAGGGCTAAAATTGATTTTTCTAACTGCTCCCTCCATTAAAAACCCTAAATCCGGAACCTTATCCATAGAAAAAGCAGTAACCAAACCT
This genomic interval from Chryseobacterium joostei contains the following:
- a CDS encoding endonuclease MutS2, with amino-acid sequence MYIDKEDLDELEFPQLLAEISPFAYSPKTREKILQLRPMEIDEAELSLKKTSEYLSSFESSNAIPFDEYEDIESELKLMLIENYRLENSAFIKIKTITEQIGRLQKFFPTMPETFPTLLEEISVLEFRKEIIDKVDKVFNRFGEVKSEASPALKDLRTEIQHAKKAIQENFNRALTTYGQSDFLDDIRETIIDDQRVLAVKSGFKKRVPGRTLGISKTGSITYIQPDSVVKHYFKLRENEEEEKKEIDKVLRKLTAELAEFQPQLWRYQIYIFDLDLTRAKAKFADLVNGILPKINRHKTLKLKDAFHPLLWLRNKVENKTIHPQTLALTEHNRIICISGPNAGGKSITLKTVGLLQLMIQSGILVPVHPKSEMFFFEKVMTDIGDNQSIENHLSTYSSRLKKMSGIIREADANTLLLIDEFGTGSDPELGGALAESFMEFFYDKKSFAIITTHYTNIKLVIEQLPNAQNAAMLFNEETLEPMYKLEVGQAGSSFTFEVAEKNKIPRFIIHSAKKKVEHDIVNLDKTIVKLQQEKYEVEKLKTDLAERKESVEDKRDNLQKLNDQLQQKLFNFQKLYEEEHRKLQFGNKIEAFIDSYVKGKSRKDVVKDFVKILEQEKFRKIGADKDETKRLQVVKRKITQQLKKEEVIEKITETNEKLEEKRKTDRAVWMKIGQRVRITGSTSVGTIEKISRNKVIVNYGTFKTTINSDELERI